The following proteins are encoded in a genomic region of Alphaproteobacteria bacterium:
- a CDS encoding DegT/DnrJ/EryC1/StrS family aminotransferase produces MLPAILGGTPRCASPLEIVRPVMPPLEAFAAPFSEALAHGQLTNNGPFVQRFEAALSEYLNVPAIVFSSGQAALMAMLAAADIAGGEVIVPSYTFAATPHAVVWAGAQPVFADILPDSMTLDVDDVARRITPRTKAILPMCSYGIACDYAALDALGVRHGLPVLYDSAPAFGSRVNGKPVGGAGRGQIFSFHATKAFSTMEGGALSSHDDELLNRARMLRNFGQHNGPDCPWPGFNGKMMEVCAMIGLLQLERFESIRRRRLAVAAAYHAALSDLPGVRFLIPPAGQEPIWLYYPLVFDAELFGLDRDEVARALAAEGIAARKYFELPCHHMTCYQPHHKQSLPVTESIAAHVISLPVYGDQTDAEIAAITGAIRGFHEYAAQLRMKLQEK; encoded by the coding sequence ATGCTTCCTGCCATTCTCGGCGGCACGCCGCGCTGCGCCTCGCCGCTCGAAATTGTCCGGCCCGTCATGCCGCCGCTGGAGGCGTTCGCCGCGCCCTTTTCTGAAGCGCTGGCGCATGGGCAGCTGACCAATAACGGCCCTTTCGTCCAACGCTTTGAAGCGGCGCTGAGCGAGTATTTGAATGTGCCGGCGATTGTTTTTTCGAGCGGCCAGGCAGCGCTCATGGCCATGCTGGCGGCTGCCGATATCGCGGGGGGCGAAGTCATCGTGCCGAGCTATACGTTCGCCGCCACGCCGCATGCGGTCGTCTGGGCCGGCGCGCAGCCGGTTTTCGCCGATATCTTGCCGGACAGCATGACGCTTGATGTTGATGACGTGGCGCGGCGCATCACGCCGCGCACCAAGGCGATCCTGCCGATGTGCAGTTATGGCATTGCTTGCGATTACGCCGCGCTGGACGCGCTGGGCGTGCGCCACGGCCTGCCTGTATTATACGATAGCGCCCCCGCTTTTGGCTCCAGGGTGAACGGCAAGCCCGTAGGCGGAGCAGGGCGCGGGCAAATCTTCAGTTTCCACGCCACCAAGGCATTCAGCACGATGGAAGGCGGAGCGCTCTCCAGCCATGATGACGAGCTGCTTAACCGCGCGCGCATGCTGCGCAATTTCGGCCAGCATAACGGGCCTGACTGTCCATGGCCGGGCTTCAACGGCAAGATGATGGAAGTATGCGCCATGATCGGCTTGCTGCAACTCGAGCGCTTCGAGAGCATTCGCCGGCGCAGGCTGGCCGTGGCGGCCGCCTATCATGCAGCCTTAAGCGATCTTCCGGGTGTGCGGTTCCTCATACCGCCCGCGGGACAGGAGCCTATCTGGCTATATTATCCGCTGGTTTTCGACGCCGAACTCTTTGGCCTTGACCGGGATGAAGTTGCGCGGGCGCTCGCGGCGGAAGGCATCGCGGCGCGCAAGTACTTTGAACTGCCGTGTCATCATATGACGTGTTACCAGCCGCATCATAAGCAATCATTGCCGGTTACCGAGAGCATCGCCGCGCATGTCATCAGCCTGCCGGTCTATGGCGATCAGACCGATGCTGAAATCGCCGCGATTACCGGCGCGATCCGCGGTTTTCATGAATACGCGGCGCAACTGCGCATGAAACTGCAAGAAAAATAA